The stretch of DNA GCGTGGAACCCGTAGGAGAGCGGACTCTCGTCGGCGACGACCAGCCGTCCCGTCTTCTCGATGCTGTCGGCGATCGTGTCGGTGTCCAGCGGGTAGAGCGACCGCGGGTCGATCACCTCGATCCCGAGGTCGTCGAACTCCCGGCTCGCCGCGAGCGCCTCGCCGAGCAGTCGCTGGGTCGCGACGACGGTCACGTCGTCGCCCTCCTGTTCGACGCTCGCCTCGCCCAGCGGCACCGTGAACTCCTCGTCGGCGGGCACCTCGCCGCGGCGCTCGTACGTCGTCTTGTTCTCGAAGAACACCACCGGGTCGTCCGACCGGATGGCGGACTTCATCAGTCCCTTCGCGGCCTCGGGGGTGCCCGGCGCGACCGCCTTGATCCCCGGGAGGTGGGAGACCATCGAGTGGACCGTCCCGGAGTGCTGAGCTGCGGCGTTGAGCCCGGCGCCCTCGATCGCCCGGATCGTCATGGGGACAGAACTCGCGCCGCCGAACATGTAGCGGGTCTTCCCGGCCTGATTCATCACCTGATCGTAGCAGACGCCGATGAAGTCCGAGAAGCTGAGGTTCACGACCGGCCGGAGTCCGGTCGCGGCGGCGCCGACGCCCGAGCCGATCTGTGCGGCCTCGCTAATCGGCGTGTTCCGTACGCGATCGAAGCCGAACTCGTCGTGGAGTCCGGCGGTCACCTCGAAGGAGCCGCCGTCCTCCTCGTCCTGCCCCATGATGAACACGTCGTCGTCCCGGAGCAACTCCTCACGGAGCGCCGACCGGATCGCCTCGCGGATGCTCAGCCGCTCGGTCTCGCCGCTCATTCTCCACCCCCGTCGGCGCGGAGACGATCACGGAACCGCTCGACGTCGTCGACGGGCTCGGCGAACACGTCGTCGTAGGCGTCCTCGGGGTCGGGCTCGTCGGCGTCGCGGGCGAACTGGACGGCGGCGTCGATCTCCTCGACGACCGACTCCCGGAGCTCCTCGAACGTCGCCTCGTCGATCACGCCCTCGTCCAGCAGGCGATTTCGGTAGT from Halolamina sediminis encodes:
- a CDS encoding alpha-ketoacid dehydrogenase subunit beta; the protein is MSGETERLSIREAIRSALREELLRDDDVFIMGQDEEDGGSFEVTAGLHDEFGFDRVRNTPISEAAQIGSGVGAAATGLRPVVNLSFSDFIGVCYDQVMNQAGKTRYMFGGASSVPMTIRAIEGAGLNAAAQHSGTVHSMVSHLPGIKAVAPGTPEAAKGLMKSAIRSDDPVVFFENKTTYERRGEVPADEEFTVPLGEASVEQEGDDVTVVATQRLLGEALAASREFDDLGIEVIDPRSLYPLDTDTIADSIEKTGRLVVADESPLSYGFHAEVFARSAEDAFWHLDAPLQRVGVPDTPIPFSPAQEDEVVPDADDVRRAIERTL